The genomic interval TCCTGTTTTAGTTTATTTGTTCAGCACTGATGCTGTTTTAGCAACTACTTATTCCCTTTTTATTGTTGGTACAACAAGCATAGTCGGCTCCCTTTCCTATTTCAAAAAGGAATTGGTCAACATCAAAATGGCAGTCGTTTTTGGTATTCCGTCAATCATTTCTGTTTTTCTCACAAGAGCCTATATAATGCCTTCCATTCCCGGGGAAATTTTTAGAGCCGGAAATTTCATCCTTACCAAAAGTATTTTTTTGATGTTGATTTTTGCCGTGCTGATGGTTTTTGCTTCATACAGCATGATTAAAAAAGATGAACATGCAAGTGATGATACAACACAAAAACAGCCATTCAATTATCCTTTGGTTTTTGCAATAGGGATTTTTATAGGTACAATTACAGGCTTTATTGGTGCAGGTGGTGGCTTTTTGATCATTCCTGTATTGGCTAATTTGCTGAAGCTTCCTATGAAAATAGCTGTTGGAACTTCACTACTGATCATTTCGACAAATTCTCTAATAGGTTTTCTATTTTCACTTTCTCATACTTCTGTTCATTGGCATTTCTTGTTAACCATAACTTTTATTGCCATTGTAGGTATTCTGACAGGCAGTTTTTTATCTACAAAAATTGACGGTAAAAAGCTCAAACCCGCTTTCGGTTGGTTTGTACTGGTAATGGGGATTTACATTATTATCAAAGAAACATTATTGAAATAAAATAATTTGAAGTGTCAAGGTAAATTGATATTCATCTAAAAATCAATTAAATAATTAATCATTAAAAATAAGTACTATGTTTTTTCAACACGTATATGATAAAAGTTTAGCACAGGGCAGTTATGTAATAGGTTGTCAGGCTACGGGCGAAGCCATCGTAATAGACGCCAAAAGAGATATTGATGAGTACATGGAAATTGCAAAGCAAAATAATCTCCGTATTACACACATTGCCGAAACCCACATACACGCAGACTTTCTTTGCGGCTCAAGAGAATTGAATGCCATTACGGGAGCAACAATGTATCTTTCGGATGAGGGCGGCGAAGACTGGCAATATCAGTTTCCACATCATGGGCTGAGAGATGGCAATTTTATCAAGGTAGGAAATCTGACTTTAGAGATAATGCACACGCCTGGCCATACACCGGAAAGCATCAGTTTCTTACTGACTGACCATCCAGCGACGGAAAAACCTGTGATGATATTGACAGGTGATTTTGTATTTGTAGGCGATATTGGTCGTCCTGATTTGCTGGAAAACTCCGCAGGGCTTATCGGTACAAAAGAAGCAGGTGCTCGACAAATGTTCCAGTCGTTGAAAAAGTTTGCCGAATTGCCCGAATACCTTCAGGTATGGTCGGCACATGGAGCGGGTTCAGCTTGTGGAAAGGCTTTGGGAGCAGTGCATAGTTCAACCGTGGGTTATGAAAAAATCCGCAACTGGGCTTTTCAACATGATCATGATGAAAAAGAATTTACCAACTACCTTTTAGCAGACCAGCCGGAACCGCCTAAATATTTTTCGATGATGAAACATTTGAATAAGGTCAACCGCCCCCTATTGGTAGAAGTACCCAAACATCAAAAATTATCGGGAGGGCAATTTTTAAATGCTTATGCCAATGGCTTGAAAGTCATAGATGCAAGAGATAAGGTAGATTTTGCCAAAGGGTTTATTCCCGGTAGCCTGAACATTCAAGGGAATA from Pedobacter sp. WC2423 carries:
- a CDS encoding sulfite exporter TauE/SafE family protein, which gives rise to MDIAGYLASIFIGISLGLIGGGGSILTVPVLVYLFSTDAVLATTYSLFIVGTTSIVGSLSYFKKELVNIKMAVVFGIPSIISVFLTRAYIMPSIPGEIFRAGNFILTKSIFLMLIFAVLMVFASYSMIKKDEHASDDTTQKQPFNYPLVFAIGIFIGTITGFIGAGGGFLIIPVLANLLKLPMKIAVGTSLLIISTNSLIGFLFSLSHTSVHWHFLLTITFIAIVGILTGSFLSTKIDGKKLKPAFGWFVLVMGIYIIIKETLLK
- a CDS encoding rhodanese-like domain-containing protein, with amino-acid sequence MFFQHVYDKSLAQGSYVIGCQATGEAIVIDAKRDIDEYMEIAKQNNLRITHIAETHIHADFLCGSRELNAITGATMYLSDEGGEDWQYQFPHHGLRDGNFIKVGNLTLEIMHTPGHTPESISFLLTDHPATEKPVMILTGDFVFVGDIGRPDLLENSAGLIGTKEAGARQMFQSLKKFAELPEYLQVWSAHGAGSACGKALGAVHSSTVGYEKIRNWAFQHDHDEKEFTNYLLADQPEPPKYFSMMKHLNKVNRPLLVEVPKHQKLSGGQFLNAYANGLKVIDARDKVDFAKGFIPGSLNIQGNNSFSTWAGWLLNYQEQFILVCDDNKIDDLTRKLMRIGLDNIYGYISDLNDLGVELQTADVISVNEFKTYINNEDVQIIDVRGAAEYEAGHIEGADNVFVGTIPDHLDKISKDKQVIIHCQAGDRSAIAYSLLAKNGFKNVRNFSGGMKEWLTSMNN